Proteins encoded in a region of the Roseomonas haemaphysalidis genome:
- a CDS encoding TrkH family potassium uptake protein, whose amino-acid sequence MNRSLRHPARLLPLAFLLAILFGTGLLMLPAAHAGGQGATLLAAAFTATSAVTVTGLAVQDTGTYWSGFGQGVILVLAQLGGLGIMSGATLLGLLVTRRLSLGTRLLAQAEVRVLALGDVLAVLRLILALALCVELAIAAVLALRLRLSHGLNWGEAWWSGVFHAVGAFNNAGFSLYPDGLARFAADPLVLGPLALAVVVGSLGFPVMAEVMRQPRRLSLHSRLTLWGTAGLLLAGTAGVLLFEWNNPRTLGAMDAGSRLLSAAFHAVMTRSGGFNAGDTGALTQGSLALSCLLMLIGGGSAGTGGGIRVSTFLVLGLIVWAEVRGDPDVSAFRRRIPPDLQRQALTVATLAMLVVVAGTLAMLAMTDHPAGVLLFEVISAFATVGLSTGITGDLPPAAQWLLMLLMFVGRVGTVTVVTALALRRTRRLYRFPEERPIVG is encoded by the coding sequence ATGAACCGCAGCCTGCGGCACCCGGCGCGGCTGCTGCCGCTGGCCTTTCTGCTGGCCATCCTGTTCGGCACCGGGCTGCTGATGCTGCCCGCCGCGCATGCTGGCGGGCAGGGGGCCACGCTGCTGGCGGCGGCCTTCACCGCCACCTCCGCCGTCACGGTCACGGGGCTGGCGGTGCAGGACACCGGCACCTACTGGTCCGGCTTCGGGCAGGGGGTGATCCTGGTGCTGGCGCAGCTCGGCGGCCTTGGCATCATGAGCGGGGCGACACTGCTGGGCCTGCTGGTCACCCGCCGCCTCAGCCTCGGCACGCGGCTGCTGGCGCAGGCGGAGGTGCGCGTGCTGGCGCTGGGCGATGTGCTGGCCGTGCTGCGGCTGATCCTGGCCCTGGCGTTGTGCGTGGAGCTGGCCATCGCGGCCGTGCTGGCGCTTCGGCTGCGCCTGTCGCACGGCCTGAACTGGGGCGAGGCGTGGTGGAGCGGCGTCTTCCACGCCGTGGGCGCCTTCAACAATGCCGGCTTTTCGTTGTACCCGGACGGGCTGGCGCGCTTCGCTGCGGACCCGCTGGTGCTGGGGCCGCTGGCGCTGGCCGTGGTGGTGGGCAGCCTCGGCTTTCCCGTGATGGCGGAGGTGATGCGCCAGCCCCGGCGCCTGTCGCTGCACAGCCGCCTGACGCTGTGGGGCACGGCGGGGCTGCTGCTCGCGGGCACGGCGGGGGTGCTGCTGTTTGAATGGAACAACCCCCGCACGCTGGGCGCGATGGATGCCGGCAGCCGGCTGCTGAGCGCCGCCTTTCACGCCGTCATGACCCGCTCCGGCGGCTTCAACGCGGGCGACACCGGCGCGCTGACCCAGGGCAGCTTGGCGTTGAGCTGCCTGCTGATGCTGATCGGCGGCGGCAGCGCCGGCACCGGCGGCGGCATCCGCGTGTCCACCTTTCTGGTGCTGGGGCTGATCGTCTGGGCCGAGGTGCGCGGCGACCCGGACGTTTCCGCTTTCCGCCGCCGCATCCCGCCCGACCTCCAGCGCCAGGCGCTGACGGTGGCAACGCTGGCCATGCTGGTGGTGGTCGCCGGCACGCTGGCGATGCTGGCGATGACGGACCACCCGGCCGGCGTGCTGTTGTTCGAGGTGATCTCGGCCTTCGCCACGGTGGGCCTGTCCACGGGCATCACGGGCGACCTGCCGCCCGCCGCGCAATGGCTGCTGATGCTGCTGATGTTCGTCGGCCGCGTC